The stretch of DNA GCCGTTCTGCAAATTGCGGTCGTTACCATCCCAGCGCTCCCAGTTCGCATTGGTTGTCCACAAGCCGGAGGCATCTTGCCCATCCCACGTGATGTCGATGTTCCGGCGGGTGAGGGTTGCGTCAAAAGCCTCTGAGAAAACCGCGATACTGGCCCGCTCGGTGGTATGACTGCGCTCAGGGTCATTGAACGTATCTTCATCAATCAACAGGCCAATGCCGGTGGCGGTCCGGCCATCCGTCCTCAACCAACCGCCATTGGGTCCGTCGCGCGTGGCCTTGCTGGCACCGACGATTGGAGTCGAGCTGTAAGTCGAATTGTAGCTGATCGTAGTCGACCCTTCATCCCAGCCCACGATGACATCGGGCGAGATAAAGGCTTCCCAGTCGATGGGGTTGGATCCGTTGTCGAGGAAGGAACCCGTGGTATCCTGCAAGGCCAGATAGCCGAGAGTCTCGTTTGTCGAAACAACCGCTCCGTTATCGACCTCCGAACGTTCCATCGAGATATCAAAGTTGTTGGTGCCCTGATTGACAACAGACGTCGTCAACCAAGGCGAGCTGGGCTGGAGGGGCACATTGTTTTGCTCGTTGTTCATCGTCTGAATGTCGCCCAGAATGGCGGGGCCTGAGGCGAAATCCTGACGGTACTCCACGTTATCGAAACCTCCTGGACTGGCGAACGGCGGTGAACTCTGAATGGTCGTTGTCGTATCTCGGACACCCGCATCTATAAAGATGCCAGGCTGTATTTCGTAAAGTCCAGGCTGGATGGCTATATAACTCACGTTGGTCATGGCGACGTGAGGTCCATCATTGTTGGGAGGTTCGGTCTGTAGTGCCCTGAATCCTGTGGTGGTGACGTCTTTGATGCGAATGGCACTTGGATCACCGCCTTGGGTGGTCGCCAACAGGAAGACTACTGGCACCCGGTCGAAGGTCTGACGGAAAGTAACGGCTGTGAAATCCGGTGTGATAAACGTGTCCTGTAAGGTCACCGTATCGACTTCGAAATTGGCCTCGACCTTCCCTGGCAACAGCAAGGTGGCAATCAAAGCAGATCGCATCACCCGTGCTCTTGCTACGCTATTCTCTTTGGCTCTCATACAGCTAGCGCCCGTTTTCCTGACGCTCAGTTGTTAGCATTTGGTAAAATACCATCAGTTTACAATGTCTTTATTTTGAGCTGTGCTAACGATTCGCCGAAGTGAATTGGTCCACTAAGGTGTAGTGACTTCGGTAATACCCAAGGACATGAACAACAGATAGCACAGGCACAACGTGCGCTTTGATGGCATGTGCGCTGTGGAATAATATCGATGATTTGAGAAAAAGAACGATTTTTTCTCTTGCTATGTGTGAGTCGTGTCACGCTGGGTAATCTTTGCTCTGATGCTGGGTTTAGCCGAAGGACGGGGCAAAAATATCCGCAGTGTTGAGCGAGCGAGGGCCGCGGGAGCAAAGTCGCCGCTTGTGAATTCCTTTGGAGAGAGAGTTGTTTAGTCATCCTTTCGCTCGATTCGCCTGGCGAGGATATCGGGCAGGCCGATACTTGATTTCGCTGGCGGCCTTGCGAAACTCCCTTCCTTGGCGATACCGAGGCGCAGACGAACAAGACCTTCTGCAAAGACGACGGCACTTGGAACTGGGTCAACGGCCGGGACCGGCAGGCGATGGCCGATCTTCGATGCGAGACCGGCGAGTGGTCCACCGGCGAGAACTGCAACGTCCGCTCCGTCGATACGCACGGCTTCCTCGACCAGTTCTACGAGGCGGTCCTCCAGTTCTTCCCGCACGTTGTCGATTGATTGAAAACCCTCACTAGGCAGTCGCATGCCGGCGTAGCGACTTTCCAAACCGGTCCGAGTTACACAGTCATGGAAAAAGTCCGCTAGTTGGTGGGAGAATGTGACGATCGAAAAACGCCCTCCAAGTGCGCAGGCTGTGAGCATTGACGCCTCGGCAACGCCGATAACCGGAATATCGAATAGTTGGCGAGCGCCGATAATGCCGGGGTCTCCGAACGCCGAGATGATGACCGCATCCATATCGGCGTGGTGCTCCGCAATCGTTTCGAAGATATGGGTGGCGCTGACTTCTGCTTCGACCCGACTAGACACGAGAGGAAACCCCACTCGGGCAGTCGTTGGAAAGATCTCAGTTCCAGGCGAAGCAACGCTGGATGCAGCGCTTGCCATGAGTGACGTCATGGATTCCGAAGTGTTGGGGTTTAGAAGGTGTAATCTCATGTTTTGCGCTTAGCGGGTGATCGGGAGACTATGAGTGGAAGAATACATCTCTACGGTTTGTCCTTGATAAAGTCCAGATCGCCCTATTCCTCGCCAGATAAACATTCATCGGGAGAATTCAAAAAGATGATCTGGTTTGAAAAGTCATCTTGCGATTCCTCGGTCCGGACAACTCCACTAAAGCTATCTTTAATGGCCGCTCGACCCGTACACGACCCTTTTGGTTGCAAGTGGAAAAGACGGGATCTGAGCCTTGAGTTAAGGATTTCGGTGGACTCAGTTCTGTCCAGACTTGGAAGGGAAAATGCTACGGTGGTAAGAAATGCACCGTCCAAAAACGGATCATGGAAAACCCGAAATTAAACGTTTAATCTTTAGATCGATTCATGGAATTTGTTAACGGAGTCTTACAATTCGACCAGTTTATGGCCCTGACTTTAGGGATCGTGGTCCTCTTCATAGGGAAACGGATCAATGGTAGTGTCCGGTTCCTTCGCGAGTTTAGTATTCCAGAGCCTGTCACGGGAGGGCTTATTGCGTCGGTTTTACTGGGGATTCTATATGCGCTTACCGGGACAGTCGTGGAGTTTGATCTTTGGTTCAGAGATCTTTTGCTGGTCTACTTTTTTACGACTATCGGGATCAATGCGAGCCTACGCGATCTCGTAACTGGCGGGAAGCCGCTACTCATTCTTGTGGTCATTACAGTGGGTTACATGTTTGTGCAAAATCTGACCGGAGTTGGAGTCATGACACTTTTTGGGTTTCCTGCGCAATCCGGGGTGATTGCCGGGACCGTATCGTTAATTGGTGGTCACGGTACGGCGATTGCGTGGGCCCCCAAGCTTGCTGAGGATTACGGGATCTCAAACGCGATGGAAATGGGAGTCGCTTGTGCGACCTTCGGCCTCATTCTTGCGAGCCTTCAGGGCGGTCCGGTCGCCCGCTTCCTTATCAGTAGGCACAAACTAACGCCTGCAACGACTGAGCCTATCGACGTTGGCATAAGCGAGGAGCAACCACAGGAAAAAATAGAGCCTTACGTCCTTCTTGATGCCATTCTTGCGGTCCATGTTTCGATGATTCTAGGCTACGGATTCAATGACTTTGTCATTAAAGGGATTATTGGAATCGACCTTCCTGCTTTCGTAGCCTGCCTTCTCGCGGGCATTTTTCTGACGAACATTCGGGTGCCGCCAAGGTTTCGCATTAGTGGCCGCGAATGGCCTACTCGAACTCCTTCGATCGCGCTGATAGCGGACATGTCGCTCGGAGCCTTTCTAGCGATGTCTTTGATGAGCATGCAGCTTGCGTCGATAGCCAGTCTTGCCGGGCCGGTTCTTGCTGTGCTTCTAGCTCAGGTATTCGTTGCTCTCGCAGTTAATCTTTTCATCGTTTTTCCAGCGATGGGAAGAAACTACGATGCCGCCGTTGTCTGTGCGGGTTTCGGCGGAATCTCTCTTGGAGCGACTCCGACAGCCATGGCCAATATGTCTGCCGTAACACAGCGGTACGGTCCATCCCATCTTGCCTTTATCGTCGTTCCGCTTGTTTGTGCGTTTTTTATAGATCTAGCGAATGCACTAATTATCCCGTTCTTTTTGAATGCGTTTTAATTTTGGCCACGGGTAGTCAAAAAGATGAACCATCGGGATATCGGTCCTGACAGCTTTAGGACTTACGCCGTCGGTTTCCGATGTGGCGGCACAGGTCGGTTACACTTTGATGTCGGCTATCCCGTAGAGAGACCGATAGAATGAGCGAAAGAG from Verrucomicrobiota bacterium encodes:
- a CDS encoding autotransporter-associated beta strand repeat-containing protein; the protein is MRAKENSVARARVMRSALIATLLLPGKVEANFEVDTVTLQDTFITPDFTAVTFRQTFDRVPVVFLLATTQGGDPSAIRIKDVTTTGFRALQTEPPNNDGPHVAMTNVSYIAIQPGLYEIQPGIFIDAGVRDTTTTIQSSPPFASPGGFDNVEYRQDFASGPAILGDIQTMNNEQNNVPLQPSSPWLTTSVVNQGTNNFDISMERSEVDNGAVVSTNETLGYLALQDTTGSFLDNGSNPIDWEAFISPDVIVGWDEGSTTISYNSTYSSTPIVGASKATRDGPNGGWLRTDGRTATGIGLLIDEDTFNDPERSHTTERASIAVFSEAFDATLTRRNIDITWDGQDASGLWTTNANWERWDGNDRNLQNGDTLVFNDMGSGVTTSYVTQDYTPDLAGITFAGSTAYTINANVTPGGPGSLNFEDGATIVNNSSAAQNLNFDINAKGSTLIIDSGSTPGGSFAFGPDGTIDLSDTGGVNAVFIGSNDTTVESVIAGTGGSVTKTGSGTLTFSGSDSNTYTGATTVSDGTLALDKSGATAIVGDILINGGTLLLAENDQINDSSNMTLDGGTLNTGGNNEVLGTLTLSSNSTIDLNSGGSVLQFDGSGGEIWSGGILLITNWQGDGAGGGSDQILFGNSLAGLTSGQVSQIRFQNPAGFAPGTYGARLLPSGEVVPVPEPAAVAATFGLASLIGWRERKRIAVIIQKIRKR
- a CDS encoding aspartate/glutamate racemase family protein, translated to MRLHLLNPNTSESMTSLMASAASSVASPGTEIFPTTARVGFPLVSSRVEAEVSATHIFETIAEHHADMDAVIISAFGDPGIIGARQLFDIPVIGVAEASMLTACALGGRFSIVTFSHQLADFFHDCVTRTGLESRYAGMRLPSEGFQSIDNVREELEDRLVELVEEAVRIDGADVAVLAGGPLAGLASKIGHRLPVPAVDPVPSAVVFAEGLVRLRLGIAKEGSFARPPAKSSIGLPDILARRIERKDD
- the gltS gene encoding sodium/glutamate symporter; its protein translation is MEFVNGVLQFDQFMALTLGIVVLFIGKRINGSVRFLREFSIPEPVTGGLIASVLLGILYALTGTVVEFDLWFRDLLLVYFFTTIGINASLRDLVTGGKPLLILVVITVGYMFVQNLTGVGVMTLFGFPAQSGVIAGTVSLIGGHGTAIAWAPKLAEDYGISNAMEMGVACATFGLILASLQGGPVARFLISRHKLTPATTEPIDVGISEEQPQEKIEPYVLLDAILAVHVSMILGYGFNDFVIKGIIGIDLPAFVACLLAGIFLTNIRVPPRFRISGREWPTRTPSIALIADMSLGAFLAMSLMSMQLASIASLAGPVLAVLLAQVFVALAVNLFIVFPAMGRNYDAAVVCAGFGGISLGATPTAMANMSAVTQRYGPSHLAFIVVPLVCAFFIDLANALIIPFFLNAF